AGTGGGATGAGCGCAAGAGCGGCTCCAGCCTGCCGGGAGCAGACCTGGCCGGTGTCCAAAAAACAGATGACGCAGGGAACCCCTATCGATTCGCATACGGCGAAGTGAAAACGTCGTACGAAGCCAAATACCCACCGTCGGCAGTCTATGGGCGGACAGGCCTGAAGCAGCAAATGGAGGACCTGAGAGACTCGCAACGGTTGCGAAACGACCTGTTTCGCTATCTTGGCATGCGCGCAAATGGCTCGGATTGGCACGATAAGTGGAAATCGGCTGCGTCACGTTACCTGGGCGATAGTACGGACGTCTCGATTTTCGGCGTGATGATCCGTGACGTACCGCCGGACGAGGCTGATCTTCGGGCGCGATCAGTAAGTCTCGCAAGAGAATGTCCCGCGAGCATGGCGATCGAGCTGCTGGCAATCTACTTCCCGGCGGGCTCCATCTCCGGCTTTGCAGAGTTCTACGAGGAGGGCGCAGCAGATGCTGGTAACTGATGAAGCTCTCCTGGCCGTCGACAACCACTGGGCAGTGCTCGCCGTTGGCGAGAGCGGTCGAGACCGCGGCCTGGAAGTCGCCAAGGCTCGTCTTGTCCGGACTGCCATGGGCAAGCAGATGGCGCTGGTCTTCAAGGACAGGAAGACAGACACCGACTTGCTTGAGCGTCTCTCGATGGCCTATGAAGTTGCTGCAACCGAGGGCATCGAAGCGCTCCTGCATCCGGGTACCGATAGTGAGAGCCGGGTGTTGCAGAGTCGTGCCTATGCTGGTGCGTGGCGAGCGTTCGAGATTCGACGTCTCTTGCCCATCCCTTCAAAGGACGAAGAGCGGTTGTTTCACGTGCTCCACGTATCTGCTCTGGCTTACTGCGGGGACCGGTGGTCAGACCTGCGGCGTTGGCTTGCCGAGAACGAAGATCACGTCGGCGTGCCAACGGTCGCCGGTATCTCGTGGGACCGGCGGATTCTCTACCGCCTATTCGACTGCTGGGTTCGCTTATTGCGAAAACGCAGTTGGGACGACCTTGATCGAGTTCGCGAGATCATTGCCGGACTACGCGAAGATCAACGTGAACACGAGGCCGCGGTGCTCTCGAATGGGAACAGGCATCAGGACCGGGCGATGGCGATGCGCCTGGTGGCGATGTACCACTGGGCCAAGGCGACGGAGCTGTTGGCAACGTACATGCTTCAGGGCACGCCAACCTCGGTGAAGGAACCGCTGGACCGGCACTTTGAATCTGCCATAGATGCCGCGCCAGGCTCACAAGATGCTCCATTCGAAGTCCTTCTGCGGTGGCTGCATGTGACCGCGCGGCGGATGGTCGCCGGGTCGGTGTGGTGGGTCACCGGCGCGGTTAACTCGCGTGTCACACAGTTTATCGAGAGCATAACGAAGAGCGGGCAGCCGATGTTCGAGCTGCTGCCTCCACAACGGGCAGCCCTGCAAGAACAAGGACTGTTGGACCAGGCTCATCGCGCGATCGTTGTCGAGTTGCCGACGTCGGGCGGCAAAACGCTGCTTGCCGAATTCCGCATGCTGCAGGCGTTGAACCAATTCGACCAAGATCGTGGCTGGGTCGCGTATGTAGCCCCAACCCGCGCCCTTGTGTCTCAGATCACGCGACGGCTACGTCGAGATCTGGAACCGTTCGGCATCGTTGTGGAGCAGCTGACCGGGGCGATCGAGATTGATGCGTTCGAAGACGCCATGCTGACGTCTGACGAACCGGCAAACTCGTTTCAGGTGCTCGTTAGTACGCCGGAAAAGCTGCAACTCGTTATGAGGAACGCGAAGGTCCAGCGGCCGTTGGCGCTGCTCGTCATGGACGAAGCCCACAACATCGAGGACGAAGAACGGGGGTTGCGCATCGAGTTGCTGCTAGCCACTATCCGTCGCGAATGTGCTCGCGCCAACTTCCTGCTGCTGACACCTATGGTTCCGAATGCCGAGGATCTGGCGAAGTGGCTGGGTGCTGACGCCGGCAAGGCGATCAGCATCGGCACGAGTGCCTGGAGGCCAAACGATCGAATCGTCGGGCTGTTCCATGCGACTCAAGATGACAGCCAGCGCGCTGGCTGGCGCCTGATATTCAAGACTCTGGTAACGTCACCAAAGACGCTCCACCTGAGGGGAAATCACCGTGTCGATGGAGTGAAGCCACTGACCATCCCTTGGAGTGGAGCGAGAAGCTCCCTGTCAGTTCAAGCCGGTGCCATGGCGAAGGTCTTCTCGGAACGGGGCACCAGCATTGCCATCGCCAATCGAATCGACCATGTCTGGTCGATGGCGCGTCGAGTTGCGAAAGACTGCTCGCCGTTCGACCGGGTGCCGCAGCAAATCGGCCTCGTCCAGCGGTTTCTTCAGACGGAGATCAGTCAGGAATTCGAGCTGATCAACATGCTTGAGCGTGGCGTGGCGGTACACCATGCTGGACTATCGGATGAAGTTCGTTCGTTGATTGAATGGCTCGCCGAAGAAGGCATGCTTCGTGTCTTGTGCGCCACGACAACCATCGCCCAGGGGATCAACTTCCCTGTATCGTCCGTTTTTCTGTCGTCTCACAAGTATCCATACGGGAGAGAGATGAGCTCCCGCGAATTCTGGAACCTCGCTGGCCGCGCCGGACGAATCGGGCAGGACTCCGTCGGCGTTGTCGGTCTGGCAAGTGGCGACAACGAGGCAGGCTTGACGCGATACGTGAAACAAGTGACAGGTAACCTCGTTTCGCGGTTGGTGCAACTGCTGGACGATGTTCAAAGACAGGGGCAGCTTGAGAATCTCACGCAGGTCCTTGCCCAAGATCAGTGGCGGGATTTTCGGTGCTATGTCGCTCATCTGTATCGCGAGGAGCAGGACATCAATGCTGTACTGTCGAAAACCGATGGCCTACTTCGCAGCACGTATGGGTACGGCTGCTTGCGAGCGACGCGAACGGCCGCGGATTCTGCAAAGGCGGACGCGCTGCTCAGCGCAACGCGAGGGTACGTGCAGGAATTGACCCGGCATCCGGAGAACGCGACGCTCGCAGACTCGACGGGGTTTGCCCCCGAAGGCGTCCGTGCTGCGATGTTGGAGCTAGCTGATCTCGAGCAGAGTCTCACGCCAGCCGACTGGGAGCCGTCGAGTCTTTTCGGCTCGCTAAGGCAATCGTCATTGCCCAACCTGATCGGTGTGATGCTCAAGGTTGGAGAACTGCGCGGCTCACTGGAGAAGATCACCAGCAGCGGGATGACCAGCAAGCGTATTGCCGCATTAACTTCGGACTGGGTAAACGGGAAATCCCTGCAGAAGATCGCGGAGACGTATTTCCAGGCTGAGACGCAAGATATCACAACGGCAATCTCGAACGCCTGCAGGGCGGTCTACCGGACGCTCTGCAACTCTGGTCCATGGGGTCTGTCGGCACTCAGCAAGATGCCCACGTCCGGCTTGGATTTCGAGAGCCTGCCAGAGGATGTCCAGCAACGAATCAACACATTGCCATCGATGGTCTACCATGGCGTGCGAACCGAGCCGGCTGTGCTGCTCAGAATGAACGCTGTCCCGCGGTCCGTCGCCGAGCCGCTTGGACAACGGTATCAATCCACCGCTGGCGACCGACAGATAACAGTCAAGTCAGCCAGGGACTTCCTGAAGTCGCTTGATGATGCAGACTGGGGGTCAGCAGCTCCCTCAGGTGCGACGATGTCAGGCTCCGACTATCGGGAAGTCTGGAAACAGCTGTCCGGAGAAACTGCACGGTGATGTGTGAATCCGTCGAAGCTCAGCGCTACGACGTCCAGCTCTCCAGGCTGGCATTCGTTGGCGCAGAGCGACAGCCTGTTGATTCCGAAAGCTACAAATGGGATCGGTTGATTGGTAGATCGCTGCGCTTAGCGCGTCCGATCACGCCATGCATCAGAACGCTCGTTCTTGGACGAAGCCCTCGCCGTGGCGGCCTGACTAGCCGGGCCAAAGGGCGGCGACAGCGATGCATTCGGGGACACGGAAACCGGCCGCTAGCTGAGGAAGTTGGCTACCCACCTCCTCAAGCGATCTCTGGATTGCCTCGGCCAAGCGCTCCGGCGCTGCCGCGGTCTCGGCCTTCTTCATTACTTCCTTGCGCCAGGGAAGCTCATTGACCAAAGTGAGCAGTTTCCAGTCGGGCAACACAGTCGGCGCGGAATCGTCCGGGTGCAAAACCACTCCGACGACGATCGGACGCTTGATAGGTCCGTCGGTCACGCGATCTTGAATCCGCACGGCTATGACCGGCGCCTCCAGTATGGTCGAAGGTATGACCGCGACTGTAGCGTCCCGTCCCGCAGCCTCCGCAAGGGCGATGTCCACGAGTTTGTGACCGACGCCAAGCAGACGCTGAGCCGCACCGGTCGATCTGTCCTGTCGGTCGAAGATCATCCTCTCGAACTTCGTTCGGACGGCTGGGCTTACACGCCATGAATCCGGCGTGTTGAAGCTAATCCCTTCGTCGGTTGCTGCGACGCGCCGTCCATTAACCATGAGGGCTGCTTCAACGAATGGGCGAAGGTCCGGCAGATCAACCTGTGGAAGGCGGGGCGAAACCTTCTGGAAATCAAACTGATGCACACTACCAACGAGTGCCTCCACTACTTGCACGGCGTCTTCACCGCCGAACGTTGCAGTTTGTTCGTCGAACCAGCTCGCGAGCTGCTCCTCTGGTTTCTCGATCGCGTCCGAGTACAGGCGTCCAAAGAACTGCGATGATGTCATTCCGAGAACAAGCTGTTTCAGGTCTTCGGGCGTGTCCATGACATGGGCAAACGCCTCGTTAATACGATTCAGCTTCTCATCGAGCTTCGACCAAATGCGCGCCTCGACCGTACTGGGATTGCGAATCGATATCACTTCGACGCGGTGATGCTGGCCAATCCGGTTTAGGCGACCGACCCTCTGGTGAAGTCTCATCGGGTTCCAGGGAAGATCCACATGAGCCAGCGTGTAGCAGTTTTCCTGCAAGTCAATGCCTTCCCCCGCCGCTTCCGTAGAGACTAAGAATCTCACCTTGCCCGAATTGAAATCATCCGCCGCGACATCGCGAGGCACACTCAGGCTTCGCATAGCGCCATCGGCCATCTTCACCTCGTCTGCACGTTCGTCTCCGTTAATGAAGGTGACGCAGTCATTGCCAAATCGCGAAATGAGTTCGGACATCAGAAGTGACTGCGTTGCCTTATACTCTGTGAAGAAGAGGATGGAGCGGTGCGCGAAACGCTCCTCTACTATCTCCAGCAGCCGGGATATCTTCGTTTCTCCAGGGACAGCGTCCGCAACCTCCAGCAATCGCTTGAGCGCGGTCTCCTCGTCCTCCATTAGACGGAGCGATGAAGAGAGCTTTGCGAGCTCCTCTTCCGCTTTCGCGATTTCATCACCGCCGTCCGCATCAAGGAGATGCCGGTAACGCTCGAGTCGCTCATTCAGTTCGGTCACGCGCCTCCGTCCCTTG
This portion of the Phycisphaerae bacterium genome encodes:
- a CDS encoding DEAD/DEAH box helicase family protein → MAQSSFEVGSVVRHPKHGIGAVRADMGATAVVRFGHGVEECDKSLLNRLPSLVERSARSPWDVPLEVVNRIQAEAIISINDAWGVFARSRIDLLPHQLWVCREVNKDWPARWLVADDVGLGKTIEAGIILTALLSGGRVNRLLVMCPASLVEQWQQRLRTMFDIRLAVYTPGADTQRTDFWHTHSQVVVSMHTLRADHKGRHDRLLECEPWDLLLVDESHHLNADEKAGPTLAYELIKKLEDHNKINSMIFFTGTPHRGKTFGFLAQLHLLRPDRFDPRRPLREQLPQLRSTVIRNNKYNVTDLKGVRLFKEPSVDMATYSYSAEEQLFYDMLTEFILKGRAYAARLSQADASAVILVLIAMQKLASSSVAAIRRAIKGRLDRVHKGRRRVTELNERLERYRHLLDADGGDEIAKAEEELAKLSSSLRLMEDEETALKRLLEVADAVPGETKISRLLEIVEERFAHRSILFFTEYKATQSLLMSELISRFGNDCVTFINGDERADEVKMADGAMRSLSVPRDVAADDFNSGKVRFLVSTEAAGEGIDLQENCYTLAHVDLPWNPMRLHQRVGRLNRIGQHHRVEVISIRNPSTVEARIWSKLDEKLNRINEAFAHVMDTPEDLKQLVLGMTSSQFFGRLYSDAIEKPEEQLASWFDEQTATFGGEDAVQVVEALVGSVHQFDFQKVSPRLPQVDLPDLRPFVEAALMVNGRRVAATDEGISFNTPDSWRVSPAVRTKFERMIFDRQDRSTGAAQRLLGVGHKLVDIALAEAAGRDATVAVIPSTILEAPVIAVRIQDRVTDGPIKRPIVVGVVLHPDDSAPTVLPDWKLLTLVNELPWRKEVMKKAETAAAPERLAEAIQRSLEEVGSQLPQLAAGFRVPECIAVAALWPG
- a CDS encoding DEAD/DEAH box helicase, translating into MLVTDEALLAVDNHWAVLAVGESGRDRGLEVAKARLVRTAMGKQMALVFKDRKTDTDLLERLSMAYEVAATEGIEALLHPGTDSESRVLQSRAYAGAWRAFEIRRLLPIPSKDEERLFHVLHVSALAYCGDRWSDLRRWLAENEDHVGVPTVAGISWDRRILYRLFDCWVRLLRKRSWDDLDRVREIIAGLREDQREHEAAVLSNGNRHQDRAMAMRLVAMYHWAKATELLATYMLQGTPTSVKEPLDRHFESAIDAAPGSQDAPFEVLLRWLHVTARRMVAGSVWWVTGAVNSRVTQFIESITKSGQPMFELLPPQRAALQEQGLLDQAHRAIVVELPTSGGKTLLAEFRMLQALNQFDQDRGWVAYVAPTRALVSQITRRLRRDLEPFGIVVEQLTGAIEIDAFEDAMLTSDEPANSFQVLVSTPEKLQLVMRNAKVQRPLALLVMDEAHNIEDEERGLRIELLLATIRRECARANFLLLTPMVPNAEDLAKWLGADAGKAISIGTSAWRPNDRIVGLFHATQDDSQRAGWRLIFKTLVTSPKTLHLRGNHRVDGVKPLTIPWSGARSSLSVQAGAMAKVFSERGTSIAIANRIDHVWSMARRVAKDCSPFDRVPQQIGLVQRFLQTEISQEFELINMLERGVAVHHAGLSDEVRSLIEWLAEEGMLRVLCATTTIAQGINFPVSSVFLSSHKYPYGREMSSREFWNLAGRAGRIGQDSVGVVGLASGDNEAGLTRYVKQVTGNLVSRLVQLLDDVQRQGQLENLTQVLAQDQWRDFRCYVAHLYREEQDINAVLSKTDGLLRSTYGYGCLRATRTAADSAKADALLSATRGYVQELTRHPENATLADSTGFAPEGVRAAMLELADLEQSLTPADWEPSSLFGSLRQSSLPNLIGVMLKVGELRGSLEKITSSGMTSKRIAALTSDWVNGKSLQKIAETYFQAETQDITTAISNACRAVYRTLCNSGPWGLSALSKMPTSGLDFESLPEDVQQRINTLPSMVYHGVRTEPAVLLRMNAVPRSVAEPLGQRYQSTAGDRQITVKSARDFLKSLDDADWGSAAPSGATMSGSDYREVWKQLSGETAR